GACTCGGCAATCTGCTCGGCTGGCCGCGGGCCATGTGCGTCGTGGTCATGTGCGCGGGCTACTCCGGCTACTACGCGCTGCTCTACCGGGTGCTGAGGCGGGGCTGGTTCCATCCGGCCATCTGCTGGTTCAACGTCTGCCTGGAGAACTCCGCCGTCGGCGCCCTCTTCATCTTCGACATCGTCTTCGCGGACGCCGAGCAGGCCCTGTCCAACCCGTCGGCGGTGCTGTGGAGCGCCATCATCGTGCTCGCGGCGTTGCGCTCCAACCTCAAGCTGGCGCTCTTCGCGGGCGGGCTGGTGGCCGCGGAGATGCTGTCGCTCTACTTCTTCGTCGCCCTGCCCCGGATGAGCGAGCCCATTCCGCTGATGTTCACGCCCGCGCTCATGGGGCAGCGCGCCGCCTACTACTTCATCACCGGGTGGATGGCGGCGCTCGTGGCCAGCCACCTCATGCGCAAGGCCGAGGAGGCCCTGCGCGCCATCCGCGCGAAGGATCTGCTGGGCAAGTACTTCCTGCACGAGCGCCTGGGCGTGGGCGGCATGGCGGAGGTGTTCCGCGCCACCTACAGCCCGGAAGGCGGCTTCGAGAAGGTGGTGGCCATCAAGCGCATCCTCCCGGCCTATGCCGAGGACAAGGACTTCGTGACGTTGTTCCGGCGCGAGGCGGAGCTGGTGTCGCTGCTCAACCATCCCAACATCGTCCAGGTGCTCGACGTGGGCCGCTTCGAGGACACCTACTTCATGGCCATGGAGTACGTCGAAGGGGTGTCCCTGCGCGAGCTGCTCAAGCTGTGCGGCCCCCTGCCGCCCGCCGCGGTGGCCCTCATCGGGGCGGAGATGGGCCAGGCGCTCGACTACGTGCACCGGCGCACCGCGAGCGATGGCACCCCGCTCAACCTCGTGCACCGGGACGTGAATCCGCCCAACATCCTGCTGTCGCGCATCGGCGAGGTGAAGCTGGGGGACTTCGGCGTGGCCCGCGCGGCCATCCATGTGCGCCTCACCCGGGCGGATCGCGTCCGCGGCAAGCTGGGCTACCTGGCCCCGGAGCAGGCCCGGGGGGAGTCCTTCGATGGGCGCGCGGATCTCTTCGCGCTCGGCCTGTCGCTGCACGAGGCCCTCACGGGCCGGCGCGTCTTCGCGGGGGAGGATGCCTCCGACACGATGCGCAGCGAGCCGCCCGTCTTCCTCCTGCCCCCCTCGGGCTACCGCCCGGACATCCCCCCCGCGTTGGACGCCGCCATCATGGGGCTGCTCGATTGGAAGGTGGCGCGGCGCACGCCCCGGGGGCTGAGGTTGCGCGAGCAGCTGTGTGAGCTGACCGGGCCCTTCGCCCCCTATCCGCAAGGACAGGAGGCACTGGCCCGGCTGGTCCAGGAGGCCATGGCGCGCAAGCGCGAGCTGCTTCCGGGGGAGCCGTCGGATCGGGGCACCGAGAGGGAGGGCACCCTCTTCGCGAAGAGCGAGGAGCCCACGGCGGTCCTGTCGGGAGACAACATGCCGGGAGGGGTGCTCACGAACCCCACCGGCAGGCGCACCGGCGAGCGCTGACGGGAGTCCGCGGGCTACGTCTTCGTCGGATTGTTCGGAGGCGTGGTCGTGGCCGGAGTCGTGGTGGCGTCCGTCTTCTTGAAGGCCGACGCGCCCTTGGACACTCCGCCCGCCGCCGCGCTCGCCGCCCCGAAGTAGTCACCCTCCTGGAGGCCCTTGGCCGTGTTGGCACCCGCCCCCACGAGGTCCGCGCCCAGCGCCACGTTGTTCCAGCGGTTGGCCGAGGCATTGGCCTGGTTCTGGGCGACGCCGCCCTGCGGAGCCGCGTCCGCCCGGGCCTTGCGCCGATCCCCCATGGCCGT
Above is a window of Cystobacter fuscus DNA encoding:
- a CDS encoding serine/threonine-protein kinase; protein product: MLSSNRSGHVAPLGSKLLAEHFRTDAAARETSVAQFNSMVCLVFLLSGLGLGNLLGWPRAMCVVVMCAGYSGYYALLYRVLRRGWFHPAICWFNVCLENSAVGALFIFDIVFADAEQALSNPSAVLWSAIIVLAALRSNLKLALFAGGLVAAEMLSLYFFVALPRMSEPIPLMFTPALMGQRAAYYFITGWMAALVASHLMRKAEEALRAIRAKDLLGKYFLHERLGVGGMAEVFRATYSPEGGFEKVVAIKRILPAYAEDKDFVTLFRREAELVSLLNHPNIVQVLDVGRFEDTYFMAMEYVEGVSLRELLKLCGPLPPAAVALIGAEMGQALDYVHRRTASDGTPLNLVHRDVNPPNILLSRIGEVKLGDFGVARAAIHVRLTRADRVRGKLGYLAPEQARGESFDGRADLFALGLSLHEALTGRRVFAGEDASDTMRSEPPVFLLPPSGYRPDIPPALDAAIMGLLDWKVARRTPRGLRLREQLCELTGPFAPYPQGQEALARLVQEAMARKRELLPGEPSDRGTEREGTLFAKSEEPTAVLSGDNMPGGVLTNPTGRRTGER